A genomic window from Tolypothrix sp. PCC 7910 includes:
- a CDS encoding proton extrusion protein PcxA, whose amino-acid sequence MPTMKNSVFSEKIYSFLLGLYRWYLRTPERSLDEAYNAALKIKELEDQHFNGNKIDPDLAMYSNNVMDYFEADLRKQLKIARMRLTEFKGSRWFLNEGNQKAANKAGVEYPEPYVILEKLRFIDQVISKYTLEEDPSALVVVDKRPQIQTRSSINSTSIPKQKVPITENRKPQGKANTTGILPRSILSTITRLQVELDPNSEQDVVQNFRQTQRRTIISIRFILLLIIVPLLTHQLAKALVVGPLIEHFRGSETMQVFLNVEMEEEALSELERYEERLKFENLITKAPPLPVEELEIHLKEKAGEIAEDFRKESSNAIKNVFADMFSVAAFIWLLLVSKSSIATIKEFFDNIVYGLSDSAKAFIIILFTDVFVGFHSPHGWEVILEGISRHWGLPANRDFIFLFIATFPVILDTIFKYWIFRYLNRISPSAVATYHNMNE is encoded by the coding sequence TTGCCGACGATGAAGAACTCTGTTTTTAGCGAAAAAATTTACTCTTTCTTGCTGGGTCTTTACCGATGGTATTTACGCACACCAGAACGTTCTCTGGATGAGGCTTATAACGCGGCATTAAAAATTAAAGAGCTAGAAGATCAACATTTTAATGGTAATAAAATAGACCCCGACTTAGCCATGTACAGTAATAATGTCATGGATTATTTTGAGGCCGACTTAAGAAAGCAATTAAAAATTGCGCGGATGCGACTAACAGAGTTTAAAGGTAGCCGTTGGTTTTTAAATGAAGGAAATCAAAAAGCTGCGAATAAAGCAGGTGTAGAATATCCTGAACCTTACGTAATTTTAGAAAAGCTCAGGTTTATCGACCAAGTTATTTCCAAATATACCCTTGAAGAAGACCCTAGCGCTCTAGTTGTAGTAGATAAACGGCCCCAGATCCAAACTAGATCTTCTATAAATTCCACTTCGATACCTAAACAAAAAGTACCGATTACTGAAAATAGAAAGCCTCAAGGGAAGGCGAATACAACGGGAATATTACCAAGGTCAATTTTAAGTACGATTACGCGTCTACAAGTAGAGTTAGACCCTAATTCTGAACAAGATGTAGTTCAAAATTTCCGCCAAACACAAAGAAGAACAATCATATCAATCAGATTTATTTTACTCTTAATTATTGTACCACTTCTCACTCATCAGTTAGCAAAAGCGTTGGTAGTTGGCCCTTTAATTGAACATTTTCGAGGGTCGGAAACAATGCAAGTTTTCCTCAATGTGGAAATGGAAGAAGAAGCTTTATCTGAGCTAGAAAGGTATGAAGAAAGGCTAAAATTTGAAAATTTGATTACAAAAGCACCACCACTACCTGTTGAGGAATTAGAAATTCATCTGAAAGAAAAGGCAGGTGAGATTGCTGAAGATTTTCGCAAAGAAAGCTCGAATGCCATTAAAAATGTGTTTGCAGATATGTTTTCTGTGGCGGCGTTTATTTGGCTTTTACTAGTTAGTAAATCTTCTATCGCTACTATCAAAGAATTTTTTGATAATATTGTCTATGGTCTGAGCGATAGCGCCAAGGCATTTATTATCATTTTGTTTACTGATGTATTTGTAGGGTTTCACTCTCCGCATGGTTGGGAAGTAATTTTAGAAGGTATTTCGCGCCACTGGGGATTACCAGCAAATAGAGATTTTATCTTCTTATTTATTGCCACTTTCCCGGTGATTTTAGATACGATTTTCAAATATTGGATTTTCCGTTACTTAAACCGGATATCGCCTTCTGCGGTGGCGACTTATCATAATATGAATGAGTAA
- a CDS encoding recombinase family protein, which yields MVFDSVWIVGGSRSGKTTRLVRQFCDWVQWENQDSRSFYTTQKKQKKGKQLSKGLDLRQTEPGVLLLAANDDNRRELGDRIVTATLGKYPVRAKTPLGFFQDEVILFWPLLIQSLKLKAQFPVRLRPETEQELATKLWRSHLDEETLRRAGVNEYRLVRRILDLLQLAAYSGKPCEEISSILASGFADNPIYLEPEFLASLLLEWRDWCLDKGLLTYGIITELYNQHLLPNPQYQQQLRKRYQAVLADDVDDYPGIARHLFDVLLDQGAVGAFSYNPEGAVRLGLGADPNYLEVLAGRCQIENLIGPSRESLAIALATQMAELATEPTVMLSLPETVQSIQTTSRAQLLRQTAEVIVDAIKSGEVEPEEVAVIAPGLDAIARYTLIEILNKQNILVEPLNDQRPLISSPAIRALLTILALVYPGLGRLVDRDAVAEMLVVLSRRQKTADNSSEISSDIDPVRAGLIADYCFEPHPERPNLLPVTAFERWDRIGYAATTAYSEILQWLEKQRSQQEQRLIPSPISLLYLAVQDFLCKDSNPPYDQLAALRELLETAQHYWEINTRLQQSNSSTRAAAEATISEFIQLLRRGTITANPYPLRPIGPAKKAVTLATIFQYRSSRRFHRWHFWLDASSPLWAKGGAATLFGAPLFLQDRLGVPWTAEDEKTAEDERLQRILADLLSRVSEKVYLCHSDLAVNGQEQIGPLLPLVHACVPLTAEAGA from the coding sequence GTGGTTTTTGATTCTGTATGGATTGTTGGTGGTAGCCGCAGTGGCAAAACAACACGTTTAGTTAGACAGTTTTGTGATTGGGTACAATGGGAAAACCAAGATAGCAGATCATTTTATACTACCCAAAAAAAACAAAAAAAAGGCAAACAACTATCCAAGGGTTTAGATTTACGGCAAACAGAACCAGGAGTTTTGCTGTTAGCCGCCAATGATGATAATCGCAGAGAATTAGGAGACAGAATTGTTACAGCTACCCTGGGTAAATATCCAGTGAGAGCCAAAACACCTCTAGGCTTTTTTCAAGATGAAGTAATTTTATTTTGGCCCTTGCTGATTCAATCATTGAAGCTAAAAGCACAATTCCCCGTTAGATTGCGCCCAGAAACAGAACAGGAATTAGCTACAAAACTTTGGCGATCGCATTTAGACGAAGAAACTCTCCGCCGTGCTGGGGTAAATGAGTATCGTTTAGTGCGTCGTATCCTCGATTTACTGCAACTAGCAGCATACAGTGGCAAACCCTGTGAAGAAATTTCCTCAATTTTAGCAAGCGGTTTCGCTGACAATCCCATCTATTTAGAGCCAGAATTTCTTGCTTCTTTATTATTAGAGTGGCGCGACTGGTGTTTAGACAAAGGATTACTGACTTACGGAATTATTACCGAACTGTACAACCAGCACCTATTACCCAATCCCCAATATCAACAGCAACTCAGGAAACGTTACCAAGCTGTACTCGCAGATGATGTTGATGATTATCCTGGCATAGCCCGTCATTTATTTGATGTTTTGTTAGACCAAGGCGCAGTAGGGGCTTTTAGCTACAATCCAGAAGGTGCAGTACGCTTGGGGTTAGGCGCAGATCCCAACTATTTAGAAGTCTTAGCAGGGCGTTGTCAAATCGAAAACTTAATAGGGCCATCCCGTGAGTCATTAGCAATTGCATTAGCTACCCAAATGGCAGAATTAGCCACAGAACCAACGGTGATGTTGAGCTTACCAGAAACAGTACAATCAATTCAAACTACCTCCCGCGCCCAACTATTGCGACAAACAGCAGAAGTAATTGTAGATGCGATCAAGTCAGGAGAAGTCGAACCGGAAGAAGTCGCAGTCATTGCACCCGGTTTAGATGCGATCGCCCGTTATACCCTGATAGAAATCCTCAACAAGCAAAATATTCTCGTAGAACCCCTCAACGACCAACGCCCCTTAATTAGTTCACCAGCAATTCGGGCATTGCTCACCATACTTGCCCTAGTTTATCCCGGCTTGGGTCGCTTAGTAGATAGAGATGCTGTAGCCGAGATGTTAGTAGTTTTGAGTCGCAGACAAAAAACCGCTGATAATTCCTCCGAAATCAGCAGCGACATTGACCCAGTACGCGCCGGGTTAATAGCAGATTATTGCTTTGAACCCCACCCCGAACGCCCCAACTTGCTACCTGTAACAGCATTTGAGCGCTGGGATAGAATCGGCTATGCTGCCACCACAGCTTATAGTGAGATATTACAGTGGTTAGAAAAACAGCGATCGCAACAAGAACAGCGGTTAATTCCTAGCCCCATTTCCCTACTTTATCTAGCAGTCCAAGATTTTCTCTGTAAAGATAGCAATCCCCCCTACGATCAACTAGCAGCCTTAAGGGAATTGCTAGAAACCGCCCAACACTACTGGGAAATTAACACCAGACTACAACAAAGTAATTCATCTACACGGGCGGCTGCGGAAGCCACCATCAGCGAATTTATTCAACTGCTGCGACGTGGTACGATTACCGCCAATCCCTATCCTTTACGCCCCATCGGCCCCGCCAAAAAAGCTGTTACCTTAGCTACTATCTTCCAATACCGTTCTAGTAGGAGATTTCACCGTTGGCATTTTTGGCTAGATGCTAGTTCACCCTTATGGGCTAAAGGTGGCGCAGCTACATTATTTGGCGCACCTTTATTTCTGCAAGACAGGTTAGGCGTACCTTGGACAGCAGAAGACGAGAAAACAGCCGAAGACGAACGGCTGCAAAGAATCTTGGCGGATTTACTTTCCCGTGTATCCGAGAAAGTTTACCTATGTCACAGCGATTTAGCCGTGAATGGACAAGAGCAAATAGGGCCGCTTTTACCCTTAGTCCATGCTTGTGTACCACTTACAGCTGAGGCTGGCGCGTA